The following are from one region of the Candidatus Kapaibacterium thiocyanatum genome:
- a CDS encoding RND transporter, with product MRGFLAVLSISIIVTSCVPTIVRKEVNTTMPERFDATRDTVSTGMMEWRTFYADSNLIAIIDTAMKNNQELNAVMQDILIAQNEANAKAGEYLPFVNVGAGAGLEKAGRYTRNGVVEEQLEATPGQRFPEPLPDFTIGARISWEVDIWRKLRNASDAATLRYLSTVEGTRFLVVNIVAELAGSYYELMALDNLLEALDATIDIQRKALAIVQQQKEAAKATELAVRRFDAEVSKNESRRYDILQRIVEVENRINLLLGRYPQHVQRPSERFLTMMPDSIKAGIPSLLLQNRPDVKQAELELKASDLDIDVARARFYPSFSIFAGLGFQTFDPKYIVTTPASLIYNLAGELVMPVINRAAIKAAYASAGAHQVQAAYNYERTVLNAYIEVANQLSKLENLRQSYERRNRQVEALTASVDIANSLFLSARADYMEVLLTQRDALEARMELIETKVQQMRAYVDVYRALGGGWR from the coding sequence ATGAGAGGGTTTCTCGCAGTCCTGTCCATCTCCATCATCGTGACGTCCTGTGTGCCGACGATCGTCCGCAAGGAAGTGAACACCACCATGCCCGAGCGCTTCGACGCCACGCGGGATACGGTGTCCACGGGTATGATGGAATGGCGGACATTCTATGCCGACAGCAATCTCATCGCCATCATCGACACGGCGATGAAGAACAACCAGGAACTCAATGCCGTGATGCAGGATATCCTCATCGCGCAGAACGAAGCGAATGCGAAGGCCGGTGAATACCTGCCCTTCGTCAACGTCGGCGCCGGTGCCGGTCTGGAGAAGGCCGGCAGATATACGCGCAACGGCGTCGTCGAGGAACAGCTCGAAGCCACACCCGGACAGCGCTTCCCGGAACCTCTTCCCGACTTCACCATCGGTGCGAGGATCTCGTGGGAAGTGGACATCTGGAGGAAGCTGCGTAACGCCAGCGATGCCGCGACGTTGCGATACCTCTCCACCGTGGAGGGAACGCGCTTCCTCGTCGTCAACATCGTCGCTGAACTTGCTGGCAGCTACTACGAACTCATGGCGCTGGACAACCTGCTGGAGGCTCTCGACGCCACCATCGACATCCAGCGCAAGGCCCTCGCCATCGTCCAGCAGCAGAAGGAGGCGGCCAAGGCCACGGAGCTCGCCGTGCGACGGTTCGATGCCGAAGTGTCGAAGAACGAGAGTCGTCGCTACGACATCCTGCAGCGCATCGTCGAAGTCGAGAACAGGATCAATCTTCTTCTCGGTCGATACCCGCAGCACGTCCAGCGTCCGTCCGAGCGCTTCCTGACCATGATGCCGGATTCCATCAAGGCCGGTATTCCGTCGTTGCTGCTTCAGAATCGTCCGGACGTCAAGCAGGCCGAACTCGAACTCAAGGCCTCCGATCTCGACATCGACGTGGCACGGGCACGGTTCTATCCGTCGTTCAGCATCTTCGCCGGACTCGGATTCCAGACCTTCGATCCCAAGTACATCGTCACCACGCCTGCGTCCCTCATCTACAACCTCGCCGGCGAACTCGTGATGCCGGTCATCAATCGTGCCGCCATCAAGGCCGCATATGCCAGTGCCGGTGCGCATCAGGTGCAGGCCGCCTACAACTACGAGCGTACCGTACTCAACGCCTATATCGAAGTAGCGAATCAACTGTCGAAGCTCGAAAACCTGCGTCAGAGCTACGAACGGAGGAACAGGCAGGTCGAAGCTCTCACGGCATCGGTCGATATCGCCAACAGCCTCTTTCTCTCCGCGCGTGCCGACTACATGGAAGTGCTGCTGACGCAACGCGATGCCCTCGAAGCGAGAATGGAACTCATCGAGACCAAGGTGCAGCAGATGCGCGCCTATGTCGACGTCTACCGGGCCCTGGGTGGCGGATGGCGGTGA
- a CDS encoding cell filamentation protein Fic — MDRITGAYRTTTTVGEKIRTFIPKPLPPDPPIAIIGQRQQLLERATIAVGRLDSISTLLPDPHLFLYSYVRREAVLSSQIEGTQSSLSDLLLFELEEAPGMVDDVVEVSNYVAALNHGMARLKEGFPLSNRLICEMHGKLMDGGRGGEDGGRGGERMSGEFRRSQNWIGGTRPGNAHYVPPPPEEVGSCMAALETFLHEEISGLPVLLRAGLAHVQFESIHPFLDGNGRLGRLLIALMLHNGTLLSEPLLYLSLYLKQHRATYYELLDRVRTRGDWESWIDFFLEGVERTASGAVQTARQLVALFEADRLRVQQTGRRSSNALRVLGALRQRPLQTLTNLSATLGLSFPTVSTTIQILQDLGIVSEITGQQRSRVFIYDAYMRILNEDGEPLRNQV, encoded by the coding sequence ATGGATCGTATCACAGGAGCATATCGCACGACGACGACGGTGGGCGAGAAGATACGGACCTTCATTCCGAAGCCATTACCGCCGGACCCGCCGATCGCGATCATCGGTCAGCGTCAGCAACTACTCGAGAGGGCCACGATAGCCGTGGGCCGGTTGGACAGCATCAGCACATTGCTCCCCGATCCGCACCTGTTCCTCTATTCCTATGTGCGGCGTGAGGCCGTTCTATCGTCCCAGATCGAGGGCACGCAGTCATCCCTGTCCGATCTCCTCCTGTTCGAACTCGAAGAAGCTCCCGGGATGGTGGACGATGTCGTGGAGGTATCCAACTACGTAGCAGCACTGAACCATGGCATGGCGCGATTGAAGGAAGGGTTCCCACTTTCCAACCGGCTGATCTGCGAGATGCATGGCAAACTTATGGACGGGGGACGTGGTGGTGAGGACGGGGGACGTGGTGGTGAAAGGATGTCCGGTGAGTTCAGACGGAGTCAGAACTGGATCGGCGGTACCCGCCCGGGGAATGCCCACTATGTCCCACCTCCTCCTGAAGAGGTCGGCTCATGTATGGCGGCACTCGAGACGTTCCTGCATGAAGAAATCAGCGGTCTACCCGTACTGCTTCGTGCAGGCCTGGCGCACGTGCAGTTCGAGAGTATCCATCCCTTCCTCGACGGGAATGGCCGGTTGGGACGATTGCTCATCGCACTCATGTTGCATAACGGTACGCTGCTGTCGGAACCCCTCCTATATCTCTCGCTCTACCTGAAGCAGCACCGCGCGACATACTACGAATTGCTCGATCGTGTCCGCACCAGGGGTGATTGGGAGTCGTGGATCGATTTCTTTCTGGAGGGTGTGGAACGTACTGCATCCGGCGCCGTGCAAACGGCAAGACAGTTGGTGGCATTGTTCGAAGCGGACCGTCTGCGTGTGCAGCAGACCGGTCGCAGAAGCTCCAACGCGTTGCGAGTACTCGGGGCATTACGTCAGCGTCCACTGCAGACACTCACGAATCTGTCGGCAACCCTTGGCCTCAGTTTCCCTACGGTATCCACGACGATACAGATACTCCAGGATCTCGGTATCGTCAGCGAGATCACAGGCCAGCAGCGCAGCCGCGTCTTCATCTACGATGCATACATGCGTATCCTGAACGAGGATGGCGAGCCATTGCGAAATCAGGTTTAG
- a CDS encoding phytoene desaturase, with the protein MRKPSKKIVIVGAGPGGTAAAMLLAHRGFDVHVYERNDAIGGRTGEVRMGDYRFDLGPTFLMMKFLLDELFEETGRSASDYLTFQRLEPMYDLVFADRRMMVYDDKVRMREAIEACFPGEGEGLQRFLDREQERFRVLYPCLQRDYASLTSYVSVALLKAFPQIALGRSLYDVLSDYFQSEDLRLAFTFQSKYLGMAPWECPGLFGMIPYVEHAYGVFHVHGGLNRIPSALAQVATEAGATFHLSSPVRQVVLDGRAVRGIELESGERVMADEVILNADFGYAMQRLFPPGYLRKYAPKQMEQRSFSCSTFMLYLGVDRLYPAEHHTIIFAEDYRRNLTDIGRHIHTEDDISVYVRNASINDPSLAPEGHSSLYVLAPVSNNRADVNWDEAKGRFRERVLDILERRGGFPDLRSHIVTETMITPWDWDRKQNVHLGATFNMGHSMGQLLYFRPHNKFEEADNCYLVGGGTHPGSGLPTIFESARISSNLICDKYGVPYARPRSYDEIHQDG; encoded by the coding sequence ATGAGAAAGCCCTCGAAGAAGATCGTCATCGTCGGCGCCGGCCCCGGCGGGACCGCCGCCGCCATGCTCCTGGCTCATCGCGGATTCGATGTCCACGTGTACGAACGGAATGATGCCATCGGAGGCCGAACCGGCGAGGTCCGCATGGGCGACTATCGGTTCGACCTGGGGCCGACCTTCCTGATGATGAAGTTCCTGCTCGACGAACTGTTCGAGGAAACCGGCAGGTCGGCATCGGATTACCTGACGTTCCAGCGTCTGGAGCCGATGTACGATCTGGTGTTCGCCGATCGCCGCATGATGGTATACGACGACAAGGTGCGGATGCGTGAGGCCATCGAGGCCTGTTTCCCTGGAGAGGGCGAAGGTCTGCAACGGTTCCTGGACCGCGAACAGGAACGGTTCCGGGTCCTGTACCCATGCCTCCAGCGGGACTACGCTTCCCTGACTTCCTACGTGAGCGTCGCCCTTCTCAAGGCCTTTCCGCAGATCGCGCTCGGACGTTCGCTGTACGACGTGCTGTCCGACTACTTCCAGTCCGAGGACCTCCGCCTGGCCTTCACGTTCCAGTCCAAGTACCTGGGCATGGCCCCATGGGAGTGCCCCGGCCTGTTCGGCATGATTCCCTACGTGGAACATGCCTACGGTGTATTCCACGTGCACGGCGGACTCAACCGTATTCCATCGGCGCTGGCACAGGTGGCGACCGAGGCCGGAGCCACCTTCCATCTTTCCTCGCCGGTGCGGCAGGTCGTGCTCGACGGGCGTGCAGTCCGCGGTATCGAACTGGAATCCGGTGAACGCGTGATGGCGGACGAGGTGATCCTGAACGCCGACTTCGGCTATGCGATGCAACGACTGTTCCCGCCAGGATACCTGCGCAAGTACGCCCCGAAGCAGATGGAGCAGCGGTCGTTCTCATGCTCCACCTTCATGCTCTACCTGGGTGTGGACCGCCTGTATCCCGCCGAACATCATACGATCATCTTCGCCGAGGATTACCGCAGGAACCTTACGGACATCGGCCGTCACATCCATACGGAAGACGATATCTCCGTCTACGTACGCAATGCCTCCATCAACGATCCCAGCCTGGCTCCGGAGGGTCACTCCTCCCTCTACGTGCTCGCACCGGTGAGCAACAACCGGGCCGACGTGAACTGGGACGAAGCGAAGGGCCGTTTCCGTGAGCGCGTTCTCGACATTCTGGAACGGCGCGGTGGCTTTCCCGATCTCCGCTCGCATATCGTGACGGAAACGATGATCACGCCGTGGGACTGGGACCGCAAGCAGAACGTTCACCTGGGTGCCACCTTCAACATGGGGCATAGCATGGGACAGCTTCTGTACTTCCGTCCGCACAACAAGTTCGAGGAGGCCGACAACTGTTACCTGGTTGGCGGTGGTACGCATCCCGGCAGCGGTCTGCCCACGATCTTCGAATCCGCACGCATCTCGTCCAACCTGATCTGCGACAAGTATGGCGTACCGTATGCCCGACCCCGTTCCTATGACGAGATCCACCAGGATGGATGA
- a CDS encoding RNA polymerase subunit sigma-24, producing the protein MIPSNDQPKRQLDDAEIVGRILAGETALYEILIRRNNPYLYRVGRAYGYSHEDSQDLMQDTFVDAFLSLSRFEGRSTFTTWIIRIMVHNCHRKRQKWSTKNVVASDISDETIPLFSNEDRTDTGRAVMNRELNTVIENALQRIPADYSVVFTLREINGMNVADTAHVLDISDVNVKVRLNRAKAMLRKEIEKSYSYEDIFEFNLVYCNAMVDRVMAALG; encoded by the coding sequence ATGATTCCATCGAACGATCAACCGAAGCGGCAGCTCGACGATGCCGAGATCGTCGGGCGCATCCTCGCCGGTGAAACGGCCCTGTACGAGATCCTGATCCGGAGGAACAACCCGTATCTGTACAGGGTGGGCAGGGCTTATGGCTACAGCCATGAGGACTCGCAGGACCTCATGCAGGATACGTTCGTCGACGCATTCCTGAGCCTGTCGCGCTTCGAAGGCAGATCGACGTTCACGACGTGGATCATCCGGATCATGGTCCACAACTGCCACAGGAAACGACAGAAGTGGAGTACGAAGAACGTCGTGGCGTCGGACATATCCGACGAGACCATTCCCCTTTTTTCGAACGAGGATCGAACAGATACCGGCAGGGCCGTCATGAACAGGGAACTGAATACCGTCATCGAGAATGCCTTGCAGCGAATTCCTGCCGACTACAGCGTCGTCTTCACCCTGCGGGAGATCAACGGCATGAACGTGGCCGATACGGCACATGTTCTCGATATCTCGGACGTGAACGTGAAGGTGCGGCTCAACAGGGCCAAGGCGATGCTCCGTAAGGAAATCGAGAAGTCCTATTCGTACGAGGACATCTTCGAATTCAACCTCGTCTATTGCAATGCGATGGTGGATCGCGTGATGGCGGCGCTGGGATAG
- a CDS encoding diapolycopene oxygenase yields MKKTVIVIGAGLGGMSAAIALAMRGFGVTVFEKNAQVGGKLNVLRDHGFSFDLGPSILTLPHVFRPLFEDGGRTLDDYVTLHRVDPQWRNFFEDGTVLDLWENHERMRDDLEHLAPGTHAQYVRFLEYARQQYHEVERGYFNEGLDTFMDFVRFYGLSSTGMDFRHTMAAGIARRVTEPHLRDTLEYFIKYVGSSAYDAPGFMNLMPTIQTDYGLWYVEGGLYRLAEAFERRMAELGIELILDADVTRINRNGRNVTGVDVRVGNGTTRTVSADAVVSNMEVIPAYKDLLDEPDSGRTMRRLKKFEPACSGIVLHLGVDRVYPQLAHHNFFYARNQKDHFHRVFHDGLLPDDPTIYLVAPTRTDPSQAPAGHDNIKILPHIPHLGTRQPYTHADCVRLKDVVIDKLERMGLTDLRKHIVVEDFWTPFDIQRMYRSNQGSIYGVVSDRRKNFAFKAPKRSTSYRNLYFAGGSVNPGGGMPMVVLSGRHVARMITEDLVA; encoded by the coding sequence ATGAAGAAGACCGTCATCGTCATCGGCGCCGGCCTCGGTGGAATGTCGGCAGCGATCGCACTGGCCATGCGCGGGTTCGGCGTAACGGTGTTCGAAAAGAACGCCCAGGTGGGCGGTAAGCTCAACGTCCTGCGCGACCACGGATTTTCGTTCGATCTCGGCCCTTCCATCCTCACACTGCCCCACGTGTTCCGTCCGCTGTTCGAGGATGGCGGCAGAACACTGGACGACTATGTCACCCTGCACCGCGTGGATCCGCAATGGAGGAATTTCTTCGAGGATGGTACCGTCCTCGATCTGTGGGAGAACCACGAACGCATGCGGGACGATCTGGAACACCTGGCACCCGGTACGCATGCGCAGTACGTCCGGTTCCTGGAATACGCCCGACAACAGTACCATGAGGTGGAACGCGGCTACTTCAATGAAGGACTCGATACCTTCATGGACTTCGTGCGGTTCTACGGCCTGTCGTCCACCGGTATGGACTTCCGCCACACCATGGCGGCCGGCATCGCCAGGAGAGTCACCGAGCCCCATCTCCGCGATACCCTCGAGTACTTCATCAAGTACGTGGGTTCATCTGCATACGATGCTCCCGGCTTCATGAACCTGATGCCTACCATCCAAACCGACTACGGACTGTGGTACGTGGAGGGAGGCCTGTATCGCCTTGCCGAAGCGTTCGAACGAAGAATGGCCGAACTGGGCATCGAACTCATACTCGATGCCGACGTGACCCGCATCAACCGCAATGGCCGAAACGTGACCGGCGTGGACGTTCGAGTGGGTAACGGTACGACGCGCACCGTATCGGCCGATGCCGTGGTATCCAATATGGAAGTCATACCCGCGTACAAGGACCTACTGGACGAGCCCGATTCAGGCCGCACCATGCGACGTCTGAAGAAGTTCGAGCCGGCATGTTCCGGTATCGTTCTCCACCTTGGCGTCGATCGCGTCTATCCCCAACTGGCACACCACAACTTCTTCTATGCCCGCAACCAGAAAGACCACTTCCATCGTGTGTTCCACGATGGACTCCTGCCCGACGATCCCACGATCTACCTTGTGGCACCTACTCGCACCGATCCGTCGCAGGCACCGGCCGGACACGACAACATCAAGATCCTGCCGCATATTCCTCACCTCGGTACGCGACAACCATACACACATGCCGACTGTGTACGTCTCAAGGACGTTGTGATCGACAAACTCGAACGTATGGGACTCACGGATCTGCGCAAGCATATCGTCGTGGAGGACTTCTGGACACCATTCGACATCCAGCGCATGTATCGGTCGAACCAGGGTTCCATCTACGGCGTGGTGAGCGATCGCCGCAAGAACTTCGCCTTCAAGGCACCCAAACGCAGTACGTCCTACCGCAACCTGTACTTCGCCGGAGGCAGCGTCAACCCCGGCGGCGGGATGCCCATGGTAGTGCTGTCGGGCCGGCACGTGGCACGGATGATCACCGAGGACCTCGTGGCGTGA